Within the Ignavibacteria bacterium genome, the region TCGAGTTCAACAATTTCGACATAATCTTCTCCTACTTCCAACGGTTCATCTGTTAATAATCGAACTTGTTCCAATGAAATTTCTGAAGTAGGATTGGTAACTGTTTCAACAACTGTTTTCTCGACATAGACTTGAATTTCGCCACGTTCAGTATTGACAACAACATCAAATCGTGCATCGGGTCCAAATTCTTTGTGCACCATCATCGTAAAAACATCTTCGAGGATGTTTCCTAAGACAGTGCTATCAACATTCTTTACTTTAGAAAGAAGGTTAAATGCTTCGACAAGTTCGGAATTCATAACGAATAAAAAATTTTCTTAACTCTAATTAGTTTGTTACGGTAAATGTACGATGAAATCGCTCGATTGCTGGTTCTTTCTTTTGGGAAAAATTATTAAGGATTTCATTTTACATAAAGCAAAAATCCCGCACGCAGCGGGATTTTTTTGAAAAAAGTGCGGGCAAAATATAGGCAAATGGTAGTGGAAAATCAAAAAAACGCAGCACAGAAAAATTGTGTGAACTTTTTTTGCTTATGCGTAATTCGTTCACTTTCCGATGAACCGCGCTTCGCGTTTTTCTAAAAACGCATGCACGCCTTCTTTGTGGTCAGAAGTTTCTGACGCAAGTTGTTGGACGATGGCTTCATATTCGAGTAATTCTTCAAGTGAACTCGTCAACGCTTTGTTCAACGTTCGTTTTATATAACCAATGGATTTTGTCGGCGCTTTTGCTAGTTGTTTTGCAAGTTGCATTGTTTCTACTTCCAAGCGTTCCCCTGGAACTACTTTATTGACAAGTCCAAACCGTGCCGCTTCTTCCGCAGTGATATCTCGACCAGTTGCCGCATATTCAAACGCTTTGGCAATTCCAACAAGACGCGGTAAAAACCAATGGGAACCCGAATCGGGAACAAGCCCAATACGAATGAACACTTCTATCATTTTTGCATTCTCCGACATAATTCTCATATCGCACGCGAGCGCTATTGAACATCCTGCTCCGGCTGCAACTCCGTTTATCATTGCGATAATCGGTTTTTCCATTGTACGAATTTTTTTTACTATCGGATTGTAACTGTTCTCCAATGACTCCTTCAACGACCGTTGCCGCGCTCCGTATTCTTTTAAATCTTGTCCCGAACAAAATGCTTTTTCGCCAGCGCCGCGAATAACAAGACAACAAATCGCCGTATCTTTTTCCGCTTCCTTTAATGCGTTCATTAAGTCTTTTTTCATTTGTTCGTTGAACGCATTATATACTTCCGGACGATTGAACGTAATAATACATACCCCATCAATGATTTCATACAATACCGTGGAAAACATAACGTTCAAAAAAAATTTTAAAAAACAATCAAGATTCTACTCTAGTACGGTAGCGATATTCATCGAATACGAAATAGAACTTGCGCTATCGTTAAACGGTCGAGTAAAGTTAATTCCGCTGGTGATTGCTTGACTATGAACGTTTGCGCGAAGAATCACTTTGGGAGAAATAATATATTCGACACCAAATCCATAATCAAACCCCAAACGTGCTGTTTGTTCATTATACCCATCTAATAATTGGTTGAAACTTAATCCGCCATAAAACAACGGACGAAAATCGAGAACAGGAAATTTTGCTTTTATCGCAAGCAGGGTGAACTCAAAATTTCGCAGTTTCCCACTTGTTGAAATCCCTCGCACCGAATCTTTGTTCACACTCCAATAATGAAGCGATGAGGAAAAAAAAATAAATTTCACCATCGGTATATCTGCGTAAAAATGAACACTCACTCCGGGATTCGATACTTTGATAAACGGCGCTCTCACCGAAGTCAATCCGATGCCGCCGCCAACAACAATCGAATTTGTGTGCTGCGAAAAAACACTTTCGGCACGCAATAATATTCCGGCGACGATGTACAACAATATTCTCAAATTA harbors:
- a CDS encoding 2-(1,2-epoxy-1,2-dihydrophenyl)acetyl-CoA isomerase yields the protein MFSTVLYEIIDGVCIITFNRPEVYNAFNEQMKKDLMNALKEAEKDTAICCLVIRGAGEKAFCSGQDLKEYGARQRSLKESLENSYNPIVKKIRTMEKPIIAMINGVAAGAGCSIALACDMRIMSENAKMIEVFIRIGLVPDSGSHWFLPRLVGIAKAFEYAATGRDITAEEAARFGLVNKVVPGERLEVETMQLAKQLAKAPTKSIGYIKRTLNKALTSSLEELLEYEAIVQQLASETSDHKEGVHAFLEKREARFIGK